One genomic region from Dehalobacter restrictus DSM 9455 encodes:
- a CDS encoding IclR family transcriptional regulator — MTERYVQTVERALDILEVLASSRESFGVTEIGSKIGLHKSTVHRIIQTLCYRGYVEKEKDRERYRLGIKIAEVGNAFFNQLEVRKVAERYLESLAKTFDEVVHLVLPDNGEVVFIDHKESSQLIGMHSKVGSRGYMHCTAVGKAILSTLPEEEVRLILQKKGMPRFTQQTITDPEKLIEQLKEIRKTGIAVAAEETEVGVINIGTPIYDYSGGTIGAISISGPINRLMEKGIEKVGQEIKRVGQDISFRLGYSGR; from the coding sequence GTGACAGAAAGATATGTTCAGACTGTGGAAAGAGCGCTGGATATATTGGAAGTGCTGGCCAGTTCTAGGGAATCATTCGGCGTGACTGAAATTGGTAGCAAGATAGGGCTGCATAAAAGCACGGTACATCGGATTATTCAGACTTTATGCTATCGGGGATATGTCGAAAAAGAGAAAGACAGGGAACGGTACCGTCTCGGGATAAAAATAGCCGAAGTTGGCAACGCATTTTTCAATCAGCTTGAAGTCCGGAAGGTTGCCGAGCGCTATCTGGAAAGCCTGGCTAAAACCTTTGATGAAGTAGTTCATCTGGTTCTGCCCGACAACGGCGAAGTGGTGTTTATCGATCATAAGGAAAGTTCCCAGTTGATCGGCATGCACTCCAAGGTAGGCAGCAGAGGCTACATGCATTGTACGGCGGTTGGTAAAGCAATCCTTTCCACTTTGCCGGAAGAGGAAGTAAGGCTTATTCTGCAGAAAAAGGGTATGCCCCGTTTTACTCAGCAGACGATTACAGATCCGGAAAAACTGATCGAACAGCTGAAGGAAATAAGAAAAACAGGCATTGCAGTTGCCGCTGAAGAAACTGAAGTCGGGGTCATTAACATAGGAACGCCCATTTATGATTATTCGGGCGGAACTATTGGCGCGATCAGCATTTCCGGACCAATTAACAGGCTGATGGAGAAAGGGATTGAAAAGGTTGGTCAGGAAATCAAGCGTGTTGGTCAGGATATATCCTTCAGATTAGGATATTCTGGCCGCTGA
- a CDS encoding DUF3343 domain-containing protein — MEYIATFYSHYGAMRFKKKCIANNLHAVVMPVPRSLSSSCGSCVKYEDHRDFVAPENPDEEIEQIVCIETTGYRQVYKAKGA; from the coding sequence ATGGAATACATCGCAACCTTTTATTCGCATTATGGCGCGATGCGCTTTAAAAAAAAGTGTATAGCCAATAACCTTCATGCGGTCGTAATGCCTGTTCCCAGAAGTCTCAGCTCTTCTTGCGGCAGCTGCGTCAAGTATGAAGATCACCGGGACTTTGTTGCACCGGAAAATCCGGATGAAGAGATTGAACAAATAGTCTGCATTGAAACAACCGGGTACCGGCAGGTATATAAGGCTAAAGGAGCATGA
- a CDS encoding sulfurtransferase TusA family protein, whose amino-acid sequence MLDARGRSCPEPVIMIKKAMASNEDEYTILLDNRTSLENVSRFARVAGYHSDYTEENRIFTLKITKK is encoded by the coding sequence ATGCTCGATGCAAGAGGCCGTTCATGTCCAGAGCCTGTTATCATGATCAAGAAAGCAATGGCTTCCAACGAGGATGAATATACCATACTGCTTGACAACCGTACCTCTTTGGAAAATGTCTCACGTTTTGCGAGAGTTGCAGGATATCATAGTGATTATACTGAAGAAAATAGGATCTTTACATTGAAAATAACAAAAAAATAA
- the yedE gene encoding YedE family putative selenium transporter, with amino-acid sequence MIKNEKIVIVIAGIIIGIISVTLVLLGNPANMGFCIACFVRDTAGALGLHRATAVQYIRPEIIGLVLGSCLMALSKKEFSPRGGSSPLTRFILGFFVMIGALMFLGCPFRMILRLAGGDLNALVGLVGFICGILAGIFFLNRGYTLKRTYSLPKIEGVIFPVIQIVFLSLLLAAPAFIYFTEAGAGPGAKHAAIAISLAAGILVGILAQRTRLCMVGGIRDLVLFREWKLLLGFLAILASAFVMNTATGNLSVGFANQPIAHTDGLWNFLGMLTVGFGSTLLGGCPLRQMILAGEGNTDSVITVIGLFAGAAFAHNFSLASSAKGPTTNGMIAVAIGLVVMLIIAVVNTRKAAATVNN; translated from the coding sequence GTGATCAAAAACGAAAAGATTGTAATTGTTATCGCTGGAATTATCATTGGTATTATTTCTGTCACACTGGTGCTTCTAGGCAATCCAGCCAATATGGGCTTTTGTATTGCCTGCTTTGTCCGTGACACAGCAGGTGCGCTGGGTTTGCATCGGGCCACTGCCGTCCAATACATACGACCGGAAATTATTGGTTTGGTTTTGGGATCCTGTCTGATGGCTTTAAGTAAAAAAGAATTCTCACCGCGAGGTGGTTCTTCCCCTTTAACGCGGTTTATTCTTGGATTTTTTGTTATGATCGGAGCGCTGATGTTCCTGGGATGCCCCTTCCGGATGATTCTACGACTTGCCGGCGGAGACTTAAATGCTCTCGTTGGCTTGGTTGGATTCATCTGTGGCATTTTAGCAGGGATATTCTTCCTTAACAGGGGCTATACATTAAAAAGAACCTATAGTCTTCCGAAAATTGAGGGAGTCATATTCCCGGTGATACAAATTGTGTTTCTTTCTTTACTCTTGGCAGCGCCTGCCTTTATTTATTTTACGGAAGCAGGAGCCGGTCCCGGAGCCAAACATGCCGCGATCGCAATTTCTCTAGCTGCGGGTATCCTTGTCGGTATCTTAGCGCAAAGAACCCGACTTTGCATGGTTGGCGGCATTCGGGATCTAGTATTATTTAGAGAATGGAAATTGTTGCTTGGTTTTCTGGCTATCCTGGCATCTGCTTTTGTTATGAATACCGCTACCGGTAACTTATCCGTGGGATTTGCCAATCAACCCATTGCCCATACGGACGGTTTATGGAATTTTCTCGGTATGCTTACGGTTGGTTTTGGCTCGACACTCCTTGGAGGCTGTCCGCTTCGGCAAATGATTCTTGCCGGCGAAGGCAATACGGACTCCGTTATTACAGTGATTGGGCTATTTGCCGGCGCAGCCTTTGCGCACAATTTTTCTTTAGCTTCTTCAGCTAAAGGACCTACGACCAACGGCATGATCGCGGTCGCTATTGGTTTGGTTGTCATGCTGATAATCGCTGTGGTCAACACCCGGAAGGCCGCTGCAACTGTGAATAATTGA
- a CDS encoding aminotransferase class V-fold PLP-dependent enzyme yields MNLTKIYFDNACTTFPKPASVSAAVVHYMQSIGANISRGGYESAYTADEIVIETRELICELFNYPNCKNVIFTPNITTSLNMILKGFLHNGDHVLVSAMEHNAVMRPLIQLQTSGVEFDRIPCTEDGELLFEEVPRLLRPNTKAIVMTHASNVCGTLLPIQKVGSFCKEQGLAFIIDSAQTAGVIPIDMQAMGIDVLAFTGHKGLLGPQGIGGFITTEAMFPLINPLISGGTGSLSHTEEVPGFMPDRFEAGTMNLPGIFGLHAALRYLLETGIDKIREKELELTARFLKKLKSLPDIRIIGRPDITNRTAVVSIQTTKRDLAEISFELDNRYGVMTRVGLHCAPNAHKTLKTYPTGTLRFSFGHYNTNKEVDYSIEAIRRITDG; encoded by the coding sequence ATGAATCTCACCAAAATATATTTTGATAATGCTTGTACAACTTTTCCTAAACCAGCTTCAGTTTCTGCTGCAGTAGTGCACTACATGCAGAGTATCGGTGCAAATATCAGTCGGGGTGGCTACGAAAGTGCCTATACAGCGGATGAAATTGTGATTGAAACCAGAGAACTCATTTGTGAGTTATTCAATTACCCCAACTGTAAAAACGTTATTTTCACTCCAAATATCACAACTAGTTTAAATATGATCTTAAAAGGCTTCTTGCATAATGGCGATCATGTGCTTGTTTCAGCAATGGAACATAACGCGGTCATGCGACCTTTGATCCAGCTTCAAACTTCCGGAGTAGAATTTGATAGGATTCCCTGTACTGAGGATGGAGAGTTATTGTTCGAAGAAGTACCCAGGCTGCTCAGGCCGAACACTAAAGCGATCGTCATGACCCACGCTTCCAACGTTTGCGGGACACTTCTTCCTATTCAGAAAGTAGGCAGTTTTTGCAAAGAACAGGGGTTGGCTTTTATTATTGATAGCGCCCAGACGGCTGGAGTTATTCCAATCGATATGCAAGCAATGGGTATTGATGTCCTCGCTTTTACCGGACACAAGGGTTTACTGGGACCGCAGGGGATCGGCGGCTTTATCACGACAGAAGCTATGTTTCCGTTAATAAACCCCCTTATCAGCGGCGGAACGGGGAGTTTATCCCATACAGAGGAAGTACCAGGCTTCATGCCGGACCGATTTGAAGCAGGCACGATGAATCTTCCGGGAATTTTCGGACTTCATGCAGCTTTGCGGTATCTATTGGAAACAGGCATTGATAAGATTCGAGAAAAAGAACTCGAATTGACCGCCCGTTTTTTGAAAAAGCTGAAATCATTACCGGATATTCGGATTATTGGGAGGCCGGATATAACCAATCGCACAGCGGTTGTATCCATTCAGACCACCAAACGCGATCTTGCCGAGATTTCGTTTGAGCTTGACAATCGCTATGGCGTGATGACAAGGGTAGGTTTGCATTGCGCTCCAAATGCCCATAAAACATTGAAAACTTATCCAACCGGAACTCTACGCTTCTCATTTGGGCACTATAATACCAACAAGGAAGTGGATTATTCAATTGAAGCCATTAGGAGAATTACTGATGGGTGA